The Virgibacillus dokdonensis genome includes a window with the following:
- a CDS encoding sensor domain-containing protein yields the protein MKMLIFNFKNFLYLFLWFFIGFLYFAFYLISVTFSVGVSFTVVGIPILAGVFRTIPFFLDLDRKIAEKYAHINIPSLKWDPQDKLTKEISDKRNWFTVGIMIFPRFILGFFTFIAAFVCYLLPIAMILSPYLYRLFDMTVMMIAINTLPRAIVACIAGIILLLLLPRLAERIVKWAGSYTENILETIRSWR from the coding sequence ATGAAAATGCTTATCTTTAATTTTAAAAACTTTCTGTATTTGTTCCTTTGGTTTTTCATTGGCTTCTTATATTTCGCTTTTTATTTAATAAGCGTAACATTTTCCGTTGGAGTAAGTTTTACAGTTGTTGGTATTCCGATTTTAGCAGGAGTTTTTCGGACGATTCCTTTTTTTCTGGATTTGGATCGAAAAATAGCAGAAAAATATGCGCATATAAATATCCCTAGCTTAAAATGGGATCCACAAGATAAATTGACAAAGGAAATTTCAGACAAAAGAAATTGGTTTACTGTGGGGATCATGATTTTTCCAAGATTTATTCTAGGTTTCTTCACTTTTATTGCTGCTTTTGTCTGTTATTTACTGCCAATCGCTATGATTTTATCTCCTTATTTGTATAGATTATTTGATATGACCGTGATGATGATTGCGATTAATACATTACCACGTGCTATAGTAGCTTGCATAGCAGGAATCATTTTATTGTTATTGTTACCCCGTTTGGCGGAAAGAATTGTAAAGTGGGCAGGGAGTTATACAGAGAATATATTGGAAACGATTCGAAGCTGGCGATGA
- a CDS encoding RNA polymerase sigma factor, whose translation MIEPDRTEWQVRCAFNAFCKRVLKNEAINIFNERKQRQAKEMTFSDLTPQEENQLYTLDKQYEGEEGQSFQVAGKKITPKLLAEAMRTLPKEKRITVLLYYFFQLSDVEIGQLLDIPRSTVQYRRTSSFERLKRFLEEHADEWDD comes from the coding sequence ATGATAGAACCAGATCGTACCGAATGGCAAGTTCGCTGTGCATTTAATGCTTTTTGTAAACGTGTGTTGAAGAATGAAGCAATCAATATTTTTAATGAAAGAAAACAACGACAAGCAAAGGAGATGACATTTTCTGATCTCACCCCACAAGAAGAAAATCAACTCTATACCTTAGATAAGCAATATGAAGGAGAAGAAGGACAAAGTTTTCAAGTGGCTGGAAAGAAAATCACTCCGAAATTACTTGCTGAAGCCATGCGTACCTTGCCAAAGGAAAAGCGTATCACTGTCCTACTATACTATTTTTTTCAACTGTCTGATGTGGAAATTGGTCAACTACTCGACATTCCACGTAGTACAGTTCAGTATAGGCGGACAAGCTCTTTTGAACGGTTAAAGCGATTTTTGGAGGAACATGCAGATGAATGGGATGATTAA
- a CDS encoding helix-turn-helix domain-containing protein produces the protein MNGMINSNIENNERGLLPYPIILAANKGEPEAMKVVVLHYGSYMTSLSMRKLRDEQGNTYWGIDEDTREHLRAKLMQSVLAFKI, from the coding sequence ATGAATGGGATGATTAATTCTAATATTGAAAACAACGAGCGTGGTTTATTGCCGTACCCAATTATTTTAGCTGCAAATAAGGGTGAGCCAGAAGCAATGAAAGTAGTTGTTTTGCATTATGGAAGCTACATGACAAGCTTATCTATGCGTAAGCTCCGTGATGAACAAGGAAATACTTATTGGGGCATCGATGAAGATACACGCGAACACTTACGAGCGAAGCTTATGCAATCTGTTTTAGCTTTCAAGATTTGA
- a CDS encoding DUF3173 domain-containing protein, giving the protein MKELITKDDLIQLGYPKYTSIRIIRQAKQIMVQKGYPFYNNKRLGRVPKMTVESILGCELELEEDSHG; this is encoded by the coding sequence ATGAAGGAACTGATTACAAAAGATGATTTAATTCAACTTGGGTATCCTAAATATACTTCGATACGAATTATTAGACAAGCCAAACAAATCATGGTACAAAAAGGGTATCCATTTTATAATAATAAACGCTTAGGGCGTGTACCAAAAATGACAGTCGAATCGATTCTAGGTTGTGAACTAGAATTGGAGGAAGACAGTCATGGCTAA
- a CDS encoding tyrosine-type recombinase/integrase, producing the protein MAKTKYVGVYIDNNGQYFYETELGTDRITGKRLRKKGRTNQQGRKFTSALQAYKELVRVKNEYHQANGYGNYHMTYGQFMDTVYIPAYETEVEESTFYVRKRTLESMRDRFTNIELRSLAVEDVQRYRTWLLSDKGAGYSQAYASLVFGMFRKSLDMAVDMQYLEVNVSKKVKAIPKGKAVVPYWTKKEFEKVISVICLDDFYEHLCFVMLWTYFMTGIRVSEGTALWWDDIDFKNKRLRVHHSLYLINKSNWKRKDYTKTEDGKRIISLDEDTIQVLQEWKQRQSKIGIDDFIFSYDGAPMIKSTLARIIQRYAKLADVHRIQAKGLRHSHASYLINEFNVSVLILSKRMGHSSPEITLKHYSHMWSGVDELIAEEMTGNINIRTAEKSSISFNGNQAVKK; encoded by the coding sequence ATGGCTAAAACCAAATATGTAGGGGTTTATATTGATAACAATGGTCAATATTTTTATGAAACGGAGTTAGGAACGGATCGCATTACTGGAAAACGACTCCGAAAAAAAGGACGTACGAACCAACAAGGAAGAAAGTTTACTTCTGCTTTGCAAGCTTATAAAGAATTGGTACGGGTGAAAAATGAATACCATCAAGCAAATGGTTATGGAAATTATCACATGACATATGGTCAATTCATGGACACTGTGTACATTCCAGCTTATGAAACCGAGGTGGAAGAAAGTACTTTTTACGTTCGCAAACGAACTTTAGAAAGTATGAGAGATCGTTTTACAAACATTGAGCTTCGTTCTTTAGCAGTAGAAGATGTCCAACGTTATCGAACCTGGTTACTTTCTGATAAAGGAGCTGGATATTCCCAAGCATATGCAAGTTTGGTATTTGGTATGTTTCGTAAAAGTCTGGATATGGCAGTTGATATGCAATATCTAGAAGTGAACGTGTCTAAAAAGGTGAAGGCTATCCCTAAAGGAAAAGCGGTTGTCCCATATTGGACAAAGAAAGAATTTGAAAAAGTTATCTCGGTTATTTGTCTGGATGACTTTTATGAACATTTATGTTTTGTGATGTTGTGGACGTATTTCATGACGGGGATACGGGTTAGTGAAGGAACGGCCTTGTGGTGGGATGATATAGATTTTAAAAACAAACGGCTTCGCGTTCATCACTCACTGTATTTAATAAATAAAAGCAATTGGAAACGAAAAGATTATACAAAAACAGAGGATGGTAAACGGATCATCTCTTTGGATGAGGATACGATACAAGTGTTGCAAGAATGGAAACAACGACAATCAAAAATAGGGATTGACGATTTTATTTTTAGTTATGATGGAGCGCCAATGATTAAATCGACGCTTGCTAGAATTATTCAACGTTATGCAAAACTTGCAGATGTTCATCGTATTCAAGCTAAAGGACTCCGACATTCGCATGCGTCTTATCTCATTAATGAATTTAATGTTTCTGTTTTGATTTTATCAAAGCGTATGGGACATTCGAGTCCAGAAATTACGTTAAAGCATTATTCACATATGTGGTCAGGTGTAGATGAACTAATTGCGGAAGAGATGACAGGTAACATTAATATACGAACAGCGGAAAAATCAAGTATATCATTTAATGGGAATCAAGCAGTAAAAAAATAA
- a CDS encoding heavy metal translocating P-type ATPase produces MKKNHAHHHNDEHSHNHDHDHGKAPIILYFIGLIVAIIALFLNDDYLLLQNILFSIATIIAGYHVVIIEGIGETIENTKHKRRFTPNSHILMGLAALGASLLGEFWEGTLLILIFSGAHFLEDYAEGRSKREITKLLEMNPTTARLMDDSGNTTFVEVSDLKVGDRLQVLNGDQVPIDGKILSGSTSIDESSINGESIPKEKSKGDEVFGSTINGTGTFTMEVTKEEKDTVFSKILQLVNQNQSNQTKAASIIQKFEPKYVNFVLIAILLVIVMAPFLLDWSWYESTYRGLVLLVASAPCALAAATVSVTLSATSNLAKRGVLSKGASYLSQLANINAIAFDKTGTLTRGKPQVTNYFFSDSIDGTYIIDIVVALERGSNHPLANAILDKFTAQNKLDIDITNQIGKGLTGDYNQNNYRIGKPTSFHNVPNDIADLNDEWASEGKTVVYVAENEKVIGIIALMDIPNKEAKKTIDYFKSLHIHTTLITGDSEMTGKAVAKKLGIDEVIANVMPDDKANIINSQKENYGVVGMVGDGVNDAPALVNADVGIAMGDGTDVAVEVSDLALMKNDLSKLVNAHRISRKMNRVIWQNIIFSMSVVAFLVVVSFLGLTDIAISVIIHEGSTLVVILNGLRLLRSKNNVLLTD; encoded by the coding sequence ATGAAAAAAAATCACGCACATCATCATAACGATGAACACAGCCACAATCACGATCATGATCATGGGAAAGCACCAATTATTCTTTATTTTATTGGCTTGATCGTGGCAATTATCGCTTTATTTCTAAACGATGATTATCTATTGCTGCAAAATATTCTTTTTTCGATTGCGACAATCATCGCAGGGTACCATGTCGTTATTATTGAAGGTATCGGTGAGACAATTGAAAATACGAAACATAAAAGAAGATTTACACCGAATTCCCACATCCTCATGGGGTTAGCTGCTTTAGGTGCATCCTTATTGGGCGAATTTTGGGAAGGGACATTATTGATTCTTATTTTCTCTGGTGCGCATTTTCTAGAAGATTATGCTGAAGGACGGAGTAAAAGAGAAATCACCAAATTACTTGAAATGAACCCAACCACTGCGCGATTAATGGATGATAGTGGGAATACCACCTTCGTTGAAGTTAGCGACTTAAAAGTTGGAGACCGTTTACAAGTATTAAATGGGGATCAAGTACCTATTGATGGAAAAATATTATCTGGTAGCACTTCTATTGATGAATCATCCATAAATGGTGAAAGTATACCTAAAGAAAAGTCAAAAGGTGACGAAGTATTTGGCAGTACCATCAACGGAACAGGAACTTTCACTATGGAAGTAACAAAAGAAGAGAAAGACACGGTTTTCTCAAAAATTCTGCAACTCGTAAATCAAAACCAAAGTAATCAAACAAAAGCTGCTAGTATTATTCAAAAATTCGAGCCAAAGTATGTTAATTTCGTTTTAATTGCCATACTGTTAGTTATAGTAATGGCACCATTCCTATTGGATTGGTCATGGTATGAAAGTACCTATCGAGGACTTGTCTTATTAGTAGCATCGGCACCGTGTGCACTTGCTGCTGCAACTGTGTCAGTCACACTGTCCGCTACGTCAAACCTCGCCAAACGTGGTGTACTTTCAAAAGGAGCGTCTTATCTCTCACAACTCGCAAATATTAATGCCATCGCTTTTGATAAAACAGGCACTTTAACAAGAGGAAAACCGCAAGTTACCAATTACTTCTTCTCAGACTCCATAGATGGAACATACATCATTGATATTGTAGTTGCTCTAGAAAGAGGATCTAACCACCCTTTAGCTAACGCAATTTTAGATAAATTTACTGCTCAAAATAAACTAGACATTGACATCACAAATCAAATTGGTAAAGGGTTAACCGGAGATTATAATCAAAATAATTATCGCATTGGGAAACCAACTTCTTTTCATAATGTACCAAATGACATCGCAGATTTAAATGATGAATGGGCCTCTGAAGGTAAGACAGTCGTATATGTAGCTGAAAATGAAAAAGTAATTGGGATTATTGCTTTAATGGATATTCCTAATAAAGAAGCGAAAAAAACAATTGATTACTTCAAAAGCCTCCATATCCACACCACTCTTATTACGGGTGATTCTGAAATGACAGGTAAAGCCGTTGCGAAAAAGCTAGGTATAGATGAAGTCATTGCGAATGTTATGCCAGATGATAAAGCGAACATCATTAACTCGCAGAAAGAAAACTATGGAGTTGTCGGTATGGTTGGTGACGGTGTGAATGATGCACCTGCTTTAGTTAACGCCGATGTTGGTATTGCGATGGGCGATGGGACGGATGTTGCAGTAGAAGTATCTGATTTAGCTTTAATGAAAAACGATCTATCGAAACTCGTAAATGCTCACCGCATTTCTAGAAAAATGAACCGGGTGATTTGGCAAAACATTATATTTTCCATGTCAGTTGTTGCCTTTTTAGTTGTGGTGAGTTTTCTTGGATTAACGGATATCGCAATTAGTGTCATCATCCATGAAGGCAGTACTTTAGTCGTCATTTTAAATGGACTTCGCTTATTGCGCTCCAAAAATAATGTATTACTTACGGACTGA
- a CDS encoding ArsR/SmtB family transcription factor, with protein sequence MDDKEMIHNSARLFKILGDETRLSILHLLSKAEANVSTIVNHIGIEQSNASHQLKILKDHRLIQSRREGKSVVYFPDDNHIYEILDQVFAHIKEDTDTE encoded by the coding sequence ATGGACGATAAAGAAATGATCCACAACTCTGCTCGTTTGTTTAAAATCTTAGGAGACGAAACAAGGCTCTCTATACTTCATTTACTTTCTAAAGCAGAAGCTAATGTTTCAACCATTGTAAACCATATTGGTATTGAACAATCAAATGCTTCCCATCAATTAAAAATATTAAAAGACCATCGATTAATCCAATCAAGAAGAGAAGGAAAATCAGTCGTTTATTTTCCAGACGATAATCACATTTATGAAATTTTAGATCAAGTATTCGCTCATATCAAAGAAGATACGGATACTGAATAA
- a CDS encoding metal ABC transporter solute-binding protein, Zn/Mn family: MFKKYKGVFILFLLIFVITACSQGEEAKKSKASDDSKSSDKDITLFTTVYPLQYFAEQIAGDEAIVESILPPGSNPHNYEPSSKEIVQIAEADAFIYNGAGLEPYAKQISDTIQSEDIKIVEASKGIDFIEHAHEHGEEDSHAHDHEGDAEESNHDHESDEGSNHAHEGEDDHTDEDEHAGHDHGDKDPHVWLDPIRSIQLAEKIKDVLVELQPDSKETFNRNFSELKGKLENLDKAFRDKLQDLPGNEIIVSHAAYGYWEHSYHLKQIPISGLSPTNEPSQKELKNIVETAENHGLKYVFFEQNVTPKVADVVREEVNAEALRIHNLSVLTEEDLEKDEDYFTLMQSNLEALTKALSDPTAVSDEPGKVEENEHEHHDHSHAHDE; this comes from the coding sequence ATGTTCAAAAAGTATAAAGGTGTATTCATTTTATTTTTGCTAATTTTCGTAATAACTGCATGTTCCCAAGGCGAGGAAGCCAAAAAAAGTAAAGCAAGTGACGACTCCAAGAGTTCAGATAAAGATATAACTTTGTTTACTACTGTGTACCCTCTTCAGTATTTTGCTGAACAAATTGCAGGGGATGAAGCTATCGTAGAATCCATTTTACCGCCGGGGTCAAATCCTCATAATTATGAACCAAGCTCAAAAGAAATAGTACAAATTGCTGAAGCAGATGCTTTTATCTATAACGGAGCAGGCTTAGAACCTTATGCCAAACAAATCTCAGATACGATACAATCGGAAGACATAAAAATAGTGGAAGCTTCAAAAGGGATAGATTTTATAGAGCATGCTCACGAACATGGGGAAGAAGATAGTCATGCTCATGACCATGAAGGTGATGCAGAAGAAAGCAATCATGACCATGAAAGTGATGAAGGTAGTAATCATGCGCATGAGGGGGAAGATGACCACACTGATGAAGACGAACATGCTGGACATGACCATGGGGATAAAGATCCGCATGTTTGGTTAGATCCAATCCGTTCTATCCAGTTAGCTGAGAAGATAAAGGATGTGCTTGTAGAACTTCAACCTGATTCTAAAGAGACATTTAATAGAAACTTTTCTGAGCTAAAAGGAAAACTTGAAAACCTAGATAAAGCGTTTCGAGACAAACTTCAGGATTTACCAGGAAATGAGATTATTGTATCGCATGCTGCTTACGGATATTGGGAGCATTCTTATCATCTTAAGCAAATTCCTATATCTGGCTTAAGTCCAACAAATGAGCCGTCGCAAAAAGAGTTGAAAAATATTGTAGAAACTGCGGAGAACCATGGATTGAAATATGTGTTCTTTGAGCAGAATGTAACGCCTAAAGTAGCAGATGTTGTTCGCGAGGAAGTGAATGCAGAAGCTTTACGTATCCATAATTTATCTGTTTTAACAGAAGAAGATTTAGAGAAGGATGAAGACTACTTTACGCTTATGCAATCTAATTTAGAGGCTTTAACAAAAGCATTATCGGACCCTACGGCAGTTTCTGATGAACCTGGCAAAGTGGAAGAGAACGAACATGAGCATCACGATCATAGTCATGCTCATGATGAATAA